A stretch of DNA from Streptomyces gobiensis:
TGGATCCTGCGCCTGGCGTTCCTCTGCGGCGGCGGTGAACAAGTCGGGCTCCACGGTGGAACCCTAAACGACGCCGCTGACAGCCCTGGCGGGCCGGAGGGGCCTCGCCTTTTTGCCGGTATGCGGCTCCGCCGCGTGGCGGGGCTTCGTCGGGCGGCTTAGCTGGTCCAGAAGTCCCACCAGCGGGTCAGGATCAGCATGCCGATAATGCCGACATGCACCACCGGCAGCACCCAGTGGAACTCGAGCACGCCGCGCCGCAGCGCGGCCGGGGCCGGAATGATGTTGTGCCGCAGGTTGTGCACAAGCGTGTACCAGAACATAAAGATCGTGGCGACCCAGGCCAGGTTGCACCACAGGCACAGCGAGTTGATGACATACAGCGACTGGTACATCAGCCAGGTACAGAAGGCGACGCCGAAGAGAGTGCCGCCCTGCAGACCGAGCCAGAACCAGCGGCGGTGCCTGGCGCCGGAAAGCGCCGCGACCCCGATGGCGATCACCACGGAGTAGGTGACCAGGCCAAGCATGGGATTGGGGAATCCGAAGGCCGATGCCTGGTCGCTCTCCATGATGTTGCCGCAGGAGACGATGGGGTTCAGGCTGCAGCCGGGGGTGAAGCTCTCCCCGGCTGCCTTCGCCTCCAGGAGCTTGAACTTGTCGATCGTGATGACCCAGGCTGCGAGCAGCCCTGCCGCCCCGCTCACGATCAGCAGCCAGGCGAAGGAGCGGCTCGCCGCGACGGCACCCCGCGATGGCCCGTTCTGGCCAGTGCCGGCCGTGTCAGCGGGTGCCGTCGTCGTCATAGTGTGTGTCGTCCTGTCGTCCGAGGTCTGCTGACTATTGTGCATCAACGACTCAGGGGTCAGCCGAGTTTCGCGAGCACTTCGGCCACCGCCGTATCGAGTGCGACCGCTGTCTGCTCACCGCTGTCCAGGTCCTTGATCTGGAGCACCCCCTCGGCGAGGTCGCGCTCGCCCAGCACGAGTGCGTAGCGGGCGCCGGAGCGGTTGGCTGACTTCATGGCGTTCTTCATGCCCTTGCCACCGTAGGCAAAGTCCGCCGCCACACCCCCACGGCGCAGTTCGGTGATCACGCCGAAGAGGGCCCGCCGGGCCTCCTCACCGATCGGGACGGCGAACACATCGGTGCGCGACGGAAGCTCCAGCGTGACGCCCTCCGCACGCAGCGCGAGCACCGTACGGTCCACCCCGAGCGCCCAGCCGACGGAGGGCAGCGCCGGACCGCCGATCATCTCCGAGAGCCCGTCGTAGCGGCCACCGCCGCCGACGGCGGACTGAGAGCCAAGGCCATCGTGGACGAACTCAAAGGTGGTGCGGGTGTAGTAGTCCAGGCCACGGACCAGCTTGGGATCGTCCTCGAAGGCGACACCGGCGGCGATGAGCAGTTCACGCACCTGCTCGTGGTAGATCTTGCACGCCTCACAGAGGTGGTCGCGCATCATCGGGGCACCGATGAGCTGCTGCTGTACGCTATCCCGTTTGTCA
This window harbors:
- a CDS encoding vitamin K epoxide reductase family protein: MTTTAPADTAGTGQNGPSRGAVAASRSFAWLLIVSGAAGLLAAWVITIDKFKLLEAKAAGESFTPGCSLNPIVSCGNIMESDQASAFGFPNPMLGLVTYSVVIAIGVAALSGARHRRWFWLGLQGGTLFGVAFCTWLMYQSLYVINSLCLWCNLAWVATIFMFWYTLVHNLRHNIIPAPAALRRGVLEFHWVLPVVHVGIIGMLILTRWWDFWTS
- the hisS gene encoding histidine--tRNA ligase — translated: MSTFSAPKGTYDLIPPDSADYLAVREAIAAPLKRAGYGYIETPGFEQAALFARGVGESTDIVTKEMYTLTTKGGDELALRPEGTASVLRAALQANLHRGALPVKLWYSGSYYRYERPQAGRYRHFSQVGAEALGSEDPALDAELIILAVDAYRSLGLQNFRLLLNSLGDTECRPVYRAALQDFLRGLDLDEDTRQRIDINPLRVLDDKRDSVQQQLIGAPMMRDHLCEACKIYHEQVRELLIAAGVAFEDDPKLVRGLDYYTRTTFEFVHDGLGSQSAVGGGGRYDGLSEMIGGPALPSVGWALGVDRTVLALRAEGVTLELPSRTDVFAVPIGEEARRALFGVITELRRGGVAADFAYGGKGMKNAMKSANRSGARYALVLGERDLAEGVLQIKDLDSGEQTAVALDTAVAEVLAKLG